Proteins from a genomic interval of Zingiber officinale cultivar Zhangliang chromosome 1B, Zo_v1.1, whole genome shotgun sequence:
- the LOC121978504 gene encoding thioredoxin-like 2, chloroplastic isoform X2 produces the protein MGIDVHAVVAEDDKPKWWEKTPGPNMIDVNSTEEFIHALSEAGDKLVIVEFYGTWCASCRALYPRLCKTVVEHPEILFIKVNFDENKPMCKRLNVRVLPYFHFYRGADGLLESFSCSLAKFQKIKDAIKLHNTDRCSIGPPVGVGDIDLYGATTPQEKPAEAASR, from the exons ATGGGCATAGAT GTTCATGCAGTTGTTGCTGAGGATGATAAGCCGAAGTGGTGGGAGAAAACACCAGGGCCTAATATGATTGATGTTAATTCCACAGAAGAGTTTATTCATGCACTTAGTGAAGCTGGTGACAAGCTTGTGATCGTCGAGTTTTATGGCACATGGTGTGCCTCTTGTCGAGCATTATACCCAAGG CTCTGCAAAACAGTGGTAGAACATCCAGAGATACTATTTATCAAGGTGAATTTCGACGAAAACAAGCCAATGTGCAAAAGACTAAATGTTAGAGTTCTTCCCTATTTTCATTTCTACCGGGGTGCAGATGGGCTGTTGGAATCTTTTTCATGTTCCTTAGCAAAG TTTCAGAAAATCAAGGATGCTATTAAGTTGCATAATACCGATCGATGTAGCATCGGACCACCTGTAGGCGTTGGCGACATTGACCTCTACGGCGCAACAACCCCACAAGAAAAGCCTGCTGAAGCTGCTTCAAGATGA
- the LOC121978517 gene encoding protein indeterminate-domain 7-like: MSNLTSASGETCVTSSPQFSSLVSQSPKRAKKKRGLPGNPDPDAEVIALSPKTLMTTNRFVCDVCNKGFQRDQNLQLHRRGHNLPWKLKQRVNKDQAARKKVYVCPEVSCVHHDPSRALGDLTGIKKHFSRKHGEKKWKCDKCSKKYAVQSDWKAHSKICGTREYKCDCGTLFSRRDSFITHRAFCDALADETTRVITPVADDPHQQLFNSQAMPSHELPEAFQTDMIMKPQEAANTASSSEMFLAEYRHKSQMELFPSINQHKSHPPFPATSAFLSATALLQKACQMGAIMGRAHQHLDQMAGFSRGFASRQGPINWSDNNLHGLMGTRSADALDHELVCEGGQGSEGKSTDQLGRGRGDSNQLTLDLLGKRAILQLDPSMNNFPSYEDALQEPYWNH; the protein is encoded by the exons ATGTCCAATCTCACATCTGCCTCTGGGGAAACCTGCGTCACATCGAGCCCCCAGTTCTCCTCTTTGGTCTCTCAGTCACCCAAACGAGCTAAGAAAAAGAGGGGACTTCCAGGAAACCCAG ACCCAGATGCTGAAGTTATAGCTTTGTCACCCAAGACGCTGATGACGACCAACAGGTTCGTGTGTGATGTCTGCAACAAAGGGTTTCAGAGGGATCAGAACCTGCAGCTGCACAGGAGGGGCCATAACCTTCCGTGGAAGCTGAAACAGAGGGTGAACAAGGATCAAGCCGCGAGGAAGAAGGTATACGTCTGCCCTGAGGTGTCATGTGTGCACCATGACCCTTCCAGGGCACTCGGAGACCTCACTGGCATTAAAAAACACTTCTCCAGAAAGCACGGCGAGAAAAAGTGGAAGTGCGACAAGTGTTCCAAGAAGTATGCCGTGCAGTCGGATTGGAAAGCTCACAGCAAGATCTGTGGAACGAGGGAGTACAAATGTGACTGTGGAACTCTCTTCTCACG GAGGGACAGCTTTATCACCCATAGAGCATTCTGTGATGCTCTAGCTGACGAAACTACAAGAGTAATTACTCCAGTCGCAGATGATCCCCACCAACAGTTGTTCAACTCTCAAGCCATGCCATCTCATGAACTCCCAGAAGCTTTCCAAACTGACATGATCATGAAGCCCCAAGAAGCTGCCAACACTGCTAGTTCTTCAGAAATGTTCTTAGCAGAATATCGTCATAAGAGCCAAATGGAACTCTTCCCCTCAATCAATCAGCATAAAAGTCATCCTCCATTCCCTGCTACGTCTGCTTTTTTGTCAGCCACGGCACTGCTCCAAAAGGCATGTCAAATGGGTGCAATAATGGGGAGAGCACACCAACATCTTGATCAGATGGCAGGGTTTAGCCGTGGGTTCGCCTCTCGTCAGGGACCAATTAATTGGAGTGACAATAATTTGCATGGATTAATGGGAACTAGATCAGCTGATGCTTTGGATCATGAACTAGTCTGTGAAGGAGGGCAGGGATCGGAGGGCAAGAGTACTGATCAGCTTGGAAGAGGAAGAGGCGACAGCAACCAATTGACTCTAGATTTGTTGGGGAAGAGAGCTATATTGCAGTTGGACCCATCCATGAATAATTTCCCTTCCTATGAGGATGCACTACAAGAACCATACTGGAATCA TTAG